The Pelodiscus sinensis isolate JC-2024 chromosome 13, ASM4963464v1, whole genome shotgun sequence genome includes a region encoding these proteins:
- the TMEM35A gene encoding putative acetylcholine receptor chaperone has protein sequence MASPRTVTIVALSVALGLFFVFMGTIKLTPRLSRDAYNEMKRAYKGYVRALPILKKMGINSILLRKSIGALEVACGIVMTLVPGRPKDVANFFLLLLVLAVLFFHQLVGDPLKRYAHALVFGILLTCRLLIARQPEEQPSEKRILLVNGDEQPHPHEAVPEKGKVKVS, from the exons ATGGCATCTCCCAGGACTGTAACCATTGTGGCTCTCTCCGTGGCGCTGGGGCTTTTCTTTGTCTTCATGGGGACGATCAAACTGACCCCAAGGCTCAGCAGAGATGCCTACAATGAGATG AAACGAGCCTACAAAGGCTATGTCCGTGCCCTTCCCATACTGAAGAAGATGGGAATCAATTCAATCCTTCTCCGCAAGAGCATTGGTGCCCTGGAGGTGGCATGTGGCATTGTCATGACACTGGTTCCCGGACGCCCCAAGGACGTGGCCAACTTTTTCCTCCTGCTGCTTGTGCTGGCGGTGCTCTTTTTTCACCAGTTAGTGGGTGACCCACTCAAGCGCTATGCCCATGCCCTAGTCTTTGGGATCCTGCTCACCTGCCGCTTACTGATTGCCCGCCAGCCTGAGGAGCAGCCGTCTGAGAAGAGGATCCTGCTGGTGAATGGTGATGAGCAGCCACATCCCCACGAGGCAGTTCCTGAGAAAGGCAAAGTAAAGGTGTCTTAG